One stretch of Pedobacter riviphilus DNA includes these proteins:
- a CDS encoding helix-turn-helix domain-containing protein: protein MEDVLALKTKSVAGNIRKIREYRDYTQDYLAAKLKISQNAYSKIELGYSKLTIDRLFQIAAILEVEVSHLLTLNHNDLIKIIADDERKATTAS from the coding sequence ATGGAAGATGTATTGGCTTTAAAGACAAAAAGTGTAGCCGGGAATATCAGAAAAATTAGAGAATACAGAGACTATACTCAGGATTATCTGGCAGCTAAATTAAAAATATCTCAAAATGCATACAGTAAAATCGAGCTTGGTTATAGTAAATTAACTATCGACCGTTTATTTCAAATTGCAGCAATTTTAGAGGTTGAAGTATCTCATTTATTAACCCTTAACCACAATGATTTAATTAAAATTATTGCTGATGACGAGAGAAAGGCAACAACGGCGAGTTAA
- a CDS encoding THUMP domain-containing class I SAM-dependent RNA methyltransferase: MQVFHNKSKVIITCNKRLSPYLQEEVTALGYTIERSFATGVELNITLTECIKLNLNLRCASQILYAIKSFKAITPDDLYNEIAAIEWEELIDFSGYFSVTSNVDNPNITTPLFANLKVKDAIVDRMKEKKGIRPNSGSDANKTVVHLYWKDADADVFMDTSGETLAKHGYRKIPGKAPMLEALAAGVILATKWDKKSPFINPMCGSGTLAIEAALIATNRAPGLYRMNYGFMHILGYNEEDFFAERRILKDQVIKNIDFKIVASDLSEDAVEVTRRNAKTAGVDTLIEFEVCDFELTPVPEDGKGVVVFNPEYGERLGVHSKLELTYKRMGDFMKTKCKGYSGYIFTGNPDLAKKIGLKAAKKIEFYNGKLDCRLLEYELYDGSRRAPLIEA, from the coding sequence ATGCAAGTTTTCCACAATAAAAGCAAGGTAATTATTACCTGCAACAAGCGCCTTTCGCCTTATTTACAAGAAGAAGTTACGGCTTTAGGTTATACCATCGAGCGGTCTTTTGCTACAGGTGTTGAGCTCAATATTACCCTTACAGAGTGTATTAAGCTAAATTTGAACTTACGCTGTGCCAGTCAGATTCTATATGCCATAAAAAGTTTCAAGGCCATTACGCCTGATGATTTATACAACGAAATTGCAGCTATTGAGTGGGAAGAACTGATCGATTTTTCAGGTTATTTCTCCGTAACCTCAAATGTTGATAACCCCAATATTACCACCCCGCTTTTTGCAAATTTAAAAGTAAAGGATGCCATTGTAGACCGTATGAAAGAGAAAAAAGGCATCCGCCCTAACTCTGGATCGGATGCAAATAAAACGGTAGTGCATTTATACTGGAAAGATGCCGATGCTGATGTTTTTATGGACACTTCTGGCGAAACCCTTGCCAAACACGGTTACCGCAAGATCCCCGGAAAGGCACCCATGTTAGAAGCTTTGGCCGCAGGAGTTATTTTAGCAACCAAGTGGGATAAGAAATCGCCGTTTATTAATCCTATGTGCGGTTCAGGAACACTAGCTATTGAAGCGGCCCTGATTGCCACTAACCGTGCCCCTGGATTATACCGCATGAATTATGGTTTTATGCATATCTTAGGTTATAATGAAGAGGATTTTTTCGCTGAGCGCCGAATTTTAAAAGATCAGGTAATTAAAAATATTGATTTTAAAATTGTAGCTTCCGATCTTTCGGAAGATGCAGTTGAAGTAACCCGTAGAAATGCTAAAACTGCAGGTGTTGATACTTTAATTGAGTTCGAAGTTTGCGATTTTGAATTAACACCCGTTCCTGAAGATGGCAAAGGTGTTGTTGTTTTTAACCCTGAGTATGGCGAACGTTTAGGCGTGCACAGCAAGCTAGAATTGACCTATAAACGCATGGGTGATTTTATGAAAACAAAATGCAAAGGCTATTCTGGATATATTTTCACCGGAAATCCTGATCTTGCTAAAAAAATTGGATTAAAAGCTGCTAAAAAAATTGAATTTTATAATGGTAAGTTAGACTGTCGTTTACTAGAGTATGAATTATATGATGGCTCTCGCCGAGCACCATTAATTGAAGCCTAG
- a CDS encoding DUF3127 domain-containing protein, with amino-acid sequence MEIKGKVHEVGATQQVSETFKKRDLIVEYAENPTYPEYIRFEALQDKTALLDTFKAGDEVEVFFNLRGRPWTDKAGKTSYFNSLVIWRINAVAAGAPAATPAYAAPVDVSNAPGEDDDLPF; translated from the coding sequence ATGGAAATTAAAGGAAAAGTACACGAAGTAGGTGCCACACAACAAGTAAGTGAAACGTTTAAAAAACGTGATTTAATAGTAGAATACGCAGAAAATCCAACATACCCAGAATATATCCGTTTTGAGGCTTTACAAGATAAAACTGCATTATTAGATACATTTAAAGCAGGCGATGAGGTTGAGGTTTTCTTTAATTTACGTGGTCGCCCTTGGACAGATAAAGCAGGTAAAACATCATATTTTAACAGTTTGGTTATTTGGCGTATAAATGCAGTTGCAGCAGGTGCTCCGGCCGCTACGCCAGCTTATGCAGCTCCGGTTGATGTAAGCAATGCACCAGGTGAAGATGATGATTTGCCTTTCTAA